The Cyanobacteriota bacterium DNA segment GCCTAAGTCCAATTCAAACAGGTAAACCGGATAGGGCAGACCACGCTCGTCTTGAAGTTGGGGGTGAAGCTGGCCAAAGGTGCCCAGGCGATCGCCCTGAATCCACAATGATGCTGTGCGTCCGGGATGAAGTCGAGGGTCACGGCGATCAGGCTGATATTCCACCGTTAAATCTAACCGTTGAAAGACAGATTCAAGCAATCCTTTAGCTTCAAACCAATCGAGGGGATGTTCTCGGCCACCACGCCTCCATCGCCCTTGGCTGGGGTCACCTCCCATAATGCCCCCTATAGCATCAATTTCGTGGCCTCCCTCTTCGTCTTGCCAGAAAATTCGCCCAATTTCAAACGCATTCAAGCCGCCATTGCCCTGCTCAACATTGTATTGGAAGGCATCCAATAGACCATCTAGTAGGTTTGTGCGGAGGGCTGCATATTCAGTGAACAGCGGATTTGTGATCACAATTTGCCGATCGCCCCCTGGCTTCACTAGGGAATAGTGCATGACCTCAGTCAGTCCTACTGCCCGACAGGCTTCTCGCAGTTGGCGCTCTAGGGCTTCTTCCAAAGATAGGTAACCGGGTTCAGCCGCCGCGGGCAACGTATCACAGAAGTGGTCATAGCCATACAGACGAGCAATTTCTTCGATCAAATCAATTTCGCGTTCTAAATCTCGATAGCGATAGGGGGGCACTGTTACACGCCAAGTCTGCTCTTGCTCCCCGGGGGCAAGCTGACAACCCAAGGCAGTTAGTATCTTTTCCACATCAGCAGATTGAATATCGCCAATGCCATCCTCCAGTTCGACATTACCAAGCAGTTGTTGCACCCGGTCAAGCCGCAAATCAATCACTCGTGTCCATGAGACACCATTACCCTCGGTCACCGTACCAGCAATTGCTTGGGAAACCGGAGTTCCACCCGTTACATCCCTTAAAAGTTGAATAGCTCGCTGACAAGCCGTCAACAACTCCGCATGGTTAACACCGCGCTCATAGCGAATGGATGCTTCAGTTCGCAGCCCTTGAGCACGGGCAGAGCGACGAATCGTAGCTGAGTCAAATACAGCAGCTTCCAGTAATAGGTTGGTAGTGCCGTCATAAACTTCTGTTGCCTCCCCGCCCATGACTCCAGCAATGGCAACGGGTTGTTGATAGGCCGAAATTACCAAGTTTTGCTCATGGAGGGTGCGGTCTTGACCATCTAGGGTTTTTAGGGTATGCCCAGCCGAGGCAAAACAGATGCTAATTGGCAGTGTTGCGTCTGTTGATAGCGCTAGGAGCCGATCGTAGTCGAAGGCATGAAGC contains these protein-coding regions:
- the pheT gene encoding phenylalanine--tRNA ligase subunit beta — its product is MRISLSWLKELVEVTLTPEALAEALTIAGFEVEDIEDRRTWADGVVVGKVLQCEPHPNADKLRVCQVDIGAETPSTIVCGAANVRADAYVPVATLGTYLPMIDLKIRPAKLRGVASEGMICSLAELGLAKESDGIHIFAQPELKPGTDARPLLGLDDVILDVTSTANRADALSMVGIAREVAALTGAPLRLPHVAATPTQLPCQDLTLAIDAPQACPAYIGTVIKGVTIAPSPLWMQHRLQASGIRPINNVVDITNYILLEWGQPLHAFDYDRLLALSTDATLPISICFASAGHTLKTLDGQDRTLHEQNLVISAYQQPVAIAGVMGGEATEVYDGTTNLLLEAAVFDSATIRRSARAQGLRTEASIRYERGVNHAELLTACQRAIQLLRDVTGGTPVSQAIAGTVTEGNGVSWTRVIDLRLDRVQQLLGNVELEDGIGDIQSADVEKILTALGCQLAPGEQEQTWRVTVPPYRYRDLEREIDLIEEIARLYGYDHFCDTLPAAAEPGYLSLEEALERQLREACRAVGLTEVMHYSLVKPGGDRQIVITNPLFTEYAALRTNLLDGLLDAFQYNVEQGNGGLNAFEIGRIFWQDEEGGHEIDAIGGIMGGDPSQGRWRRGGREHPLDWFEAKGLLESVFQRLDLTVEYQPDRRDPRLHPGRTASLWIQGDRLGTFGQLHPQLQDERGLPYPVYLFELDLGIMLLHMDEAANQLEPASDGKAAGASAVPQYLPPRFKPFSTFPASDRDLALYAPIDIAVADLQRTITKAGGALLESVQLFDEYRGENVPAGHRSLAFRLVYRADDRTLTDGDIEPIHQQIRDALVEKFRVELRS